The following proteins are encoded in a genomic region of Amphiura filiformis chromosome 11, Afil_fr2py, whole genome shotgun sequence:
- the LOC140165097 gene encoding uncharacterized protein, whose protein sequence is MGILEKIGEIEAEIQRTQKNKATEYHLGLLKAKLAKYRAQLLEPQGKSASKGEGFDVMKSGDARVALIGFPSVGKSTLLNTLTKTHSESASYAFTTLTCIPGVIEYKGANIQLLDLPGIIEGAAQGKGRGRQVIAVARTADLVVMMLDANKGDVQRKLLEKELESVGLRLNKQKPNIYFKVKKAGGLSFNSTCTLTKCNERMVQLILHEYKMFNAEVLFREDCTQDEFIDVIMDNRIYLPCLYVYNKIDQTSIEEVDRIAHKPHCLVISCEMKLNLDYLLEQMWEYLNLVCVYTKKRGGKIQQVYNKIDQTSIEEVDRIAHKPHCLVISCEMKLNLDYLLEQMWEYLNLVCVYTKKRGGKIQQVYNKIDQTSIEEVDRIAHTPHCLVISCEMKLNLDYLLEQMWEYLNLVCVYTKKRGGKIQQVYNKIDQTSIEEVDRIAHKPHCLVISCEMKLNLDYLLEQMWEYLNLVCVYTKKRGGKIQQVYNKIDQTSIEEVDRIAHKPHCLVISCEMKLNLDYLLEQMWEYLNLVCVYTKKRGGKIQQVYNKIDQTSIEEVNRIAHKPHCLVISCEMKLNLDYLLEQMWEYLNLVCVYTKKRGGKIQQVYNKIDQTSIEEVDRIAHTPHCLVISCEMKLNLDYLLEQMWEYLNLVCVYTKKRGGKIQQVYNKIDQTSIEEVDRIAHKPHCLVISCEMKLNLDYLLEQMWEYLNLVCVYTKKRGGKIQQVYNKIDQTSIEEVDRIAHKPHCLVISCEMKLNLDYLLEQMWEYLNLVCVYTKKRGGKIQQVYNKIDQTSIEEVNRIAHKPHCLVISCEMKLNLDYLLEQMWEYLNLVCVYTKKRGEKPDFDDGIIMRRGCSVEHVCHAIHRTLASSFKYALVWGTSAKYSPQRVGVQHIVNHEDVLQVVKK, encoded by the exons caaCTGAATACCATTTGGGTCTTCTGAAGGCAAAGCTTGCCAAATATAGGGCACAGTTATTGGAACCTCAAGGCAAGAGTGCATCAAAG GGTGAAGGATTTGATGTTATGAAATCAGGAGATGCCAGGGTAGCCTTAATAGGATTCCCATCTGTTGGCAAG TCAACCTTATTGAATACGCTAACCAAAACTCACAGTGAGTCTGCATCATATGCTTTCACCACTTTAACATGTATCCCAGGAGTCATAGAG TACAAGGGAGCAAATATTCAACTTCTAGATTTACCAGGAATCATTGAAGGTGCTGCACAAG GAAAGGGACGAGGTAGACAGGTGATAGCTGTAGCAAGGACGGCAGACTTGGTGGTCATGATGCTGGATGCTAATAAAGGAGATGTACAAAG GAAGTTGCTAGAAAAAGAATTGGAGAGTGTTGGCTTGAGACTCAACAAACAGAAACCAAATATTTATTTTAAG GTAAAGAAAGCAGGTGGTCTCTCCTTCAACTCAACATGTACACTTACCAAATGCAATGAGAGAATGGTGCAGTTGATTCTACATGAGTATA AAATGTTCAATGCTGAGGTGTTGTTTAGAGAAGACTGCACACAAGATGAATTTATTGATGTCATCATGGACAACAGAATCTACCTACCATGTTTATAT GTATATAATAAAATAGATCAGACATCCATCGAGGAAGTCGACAGAATAGCCCACAAACCTCATTGTTTGGTGATAAGTTGTGAAATGAAACTCAATCTAGACTATCTACTAGAACAAATGTGGGAATATCTTAATCTGGTGTGTGTGTATACAAAGAAACGTGGAGGTAAGATTCAACAGGTATATAATAAAATAGATCAGACATCCATTGAGGAAGTCGACAGAATAGCCCACAAGCCTCATTGTTTGGTGATAAGTTGTGAAATGAAACTCAATCTAGACTATCTACTAGAACAAATGTGGGAATATCTTAACCTGGTGTGCGTGTATACAAAGAAACGTGGAGGTAAGATTCAACAGGTATATAATAAAATAGATCAGACATCCATCGAGGAAGTCGACAGAATAGCCCACACGCCTCATTGTTTGGTGATAAGTTGTGAAATGAAACTCAATCTAGACTATCTACTAGAACAAATGTGGGAATATCTTAATCTGGTGTGCGTGTATACAAAGAAACGTGGAGGTAAGATTCAACAGGTATATAATAAAATAGATCAGACATCCATTGAGGAAGTCGACAGAATAGCCCACAAGCCTCATTGTTTGGTGATAAGTTGTGAAATGAAACTCAATCTAGACTATCTACTAGAACAAATGTGGGAATATCTTAATCTGGTGTGCGTGTATACAAAGAAACGTGGAGGTAAGATTCAACAGGTATATAATAAAATAGATCAGACATCCATTGAGGAAGTCGACAGAATAGCCCACAAGCCTCATTGTTTGGTGATAAGTTGTGAAATGAAACTCAATCTAGACTATCTACTAGAACAAATGTGGGAATATCTTAACCTGGTGTGCGTGTATACAAAGAAACGTGGAGGTAAGATTCAACAGGTATATAATAAAATAGATCAGACATCCATTGAGGAAGTCAACAGAATAGCCCACAAGCCTCATTGTTTGGTGATAAGTTGTGAAATGAAACTCAATCTAGACTATCTACTAGAACAAATGTGGGAATATCTTAATCTGGTGTGTGTGTATACAAAGAAACGTGGAGGTAAGATTCAACAGGTATATAATAAAATAGATCAGACATCCATCGAGGAAGTCGACAGAATAGCCCACACGCCTCATTGTTTGGTGATAAGTTGTGAAATGAAACTCAATCTAGACTATCTACTAGAACAAATGTGGGAATATCTTAATCTGGTGTGCGTGTATACAAAGAAACGTGGAGGTAAGATTCAACAGGTATATAATAAAATAGATCAGACATCCATTGAGGAAGTCGACAGAATAGCCCACAAGCCTCATTGTTTGGTGATAAGTTGTGAAATGAAACTCAATCTAGACTATCTACTAGAACAAATGTGGGAATATCTTAATCTGGTGTGTGTGTATACAAAGAAACGTGGAGGTAAGATTCAACAGGTATATAATAAAATAGATCAGACATCCATTGAGGAAGTCGACAGAATAGCCCACAAGCCTCATTGTTTGGTGATAAGTTGTGAAATGAAACTCAATCTAGACTATCTACTAGAACAAATGTGGGAATATCTTAATCTGGTGTGTGTGTATACAAAGAAACGTGGAGGTAAGATTCAACAGGTATATAATAAAATAGATCAGACATCCATTGAGGAAGTCAACAGAATAGCCCACAAGCCTCATTGTTTGGTGATAAGTTGTGAAATGAAACTCAATCTAGACTATCTACTAGAACAAATGTGGGAATATCTTAATCTGGTGTGCGTGTATACAAAGAAACGTGGAG AAAAACCAGATTTTGATGATGGTATCATCATGAGGAGAGGGTGCTCT